From the Cohaesibacter sp. ES.047 genome, the window TGCTGCCATAGCCGAAGATGAGATTGAAGCTGTTAAGCGACAACAGGAACCAGTAGAAAATCGAATCGGAGCCCGATGTCATGACAGCCGATGCCAGTGCCGCGCCGAATGTGATGAAATAGAGCGGGTGAATGAGTGCCGAAACAAGCATTCCGCCTATCAGGATCTGGAAAGCCAAGAAATTGAGCGCGCCCATCTGCATCCACAACATATGTGGTTCACGCATGTGCACCAGCCAGGTCTGCATCCAGCCCTTGAACCAGCGGGTCCGCTGTTTCAGCCATGAGCGGTACCGAACGGGCGCTTCTTCCCAAGTATCGGTCTGGAGCATTTCGATGCGGTAGCCGAACCGAGTGAGGCGCATGCCAAGATCCGCATCCTCGGTGACGTTATAGGGATCCCAGGCCCCGATCTCCCTGAGCACCGAAGTTCGAAAATGATTGGACGTGCCCCCCAACGGCACAGGCAGTTGTTCATTGGCAAGAAACGGCAGCAACCCGTCGAACAACGCGGCATATTCCATGGCGAACTGGCGGGTCAGAAAGCTGCTTGTGCGATTGTCGATTGCGAGCCGTCCCTGAAGACATCCGAGCGAGGGTCCGCCGGCCTGCATGCGCAAGGCTGCCTCTCGCAGTTGCATCGGATGGGGGCGATCTTCGGCGTCAAAAACCGCCACCAGCTCGGAGCTGACGAAGGCAAGCGCATAGTTGAGAGCTTTTGGCTTGGTGCGTGGGCCGTTGACGGGGATGGTCATGATTGAAAAAAGCGGCGGCAGATTCTCGGCAACCAAGGCATCATGGGTGTCCTGATCATCCGCCTCGATCAGCAACATGATGGTCAAACGATCTTCCGGATAGTTGATGCGCCTCAACGAGGCAATCAGATCCGGCACCACGGCGGCTTCCCGGTAAAGGGGCACAAGCAGACTGTAGCTTGGCCAATAGATTTGCTTTTTCGACGATTGGACAAGGGTTGCGAGCGTGTTGTGCATCGACGCCGCAATAGTGCGATGGTTCAGCCATGCAACGAGACGCAAGGACGAGATGCTGAGAAACACCACAAGGCTGATCATATTGAACAGAATGGCCAGCTCGCTGGCCCACAGGCTACCACCGAGGACGACCAGAATGCCGATGATGAAAAAGAGCATCTGTTTACCGCCCGGTCGACTGTGCGAGGAATAGGCGGGCATGTCCTGCCGCAAGCGATAGACATCGGTTCTCAACGCGACCTTACTGCTCCGCTCTCGCTGACTGCGCAGGAAAAGACTGGGGCGCGTCAGGCGGATACGGTGTTTGAGATCGGGGTTGGCAGTGAGCTTGGCGGCCAGAAGATCAAGGGCTTTGCCTTGCGGGGCACAGACAAGGTGCCCACCGGACAGGCGAAAAGGGGAGGTGGAGGCCTCACGCTGCTGCATGAACCGACAGTTGATCAGATCAAGCGCATCAAGTGGACAATCGGGAGAGACATCCTCCAGCGTGGCCATCTCTTGCTCATCGAGATAGGGTATGCCCAGTTTTTGAGAGGCCGCAAGATAATAGAGCCGTTCACTCAGCCGTCCGGTCCGTATCCAGTGGCTGGCAAGATCATTGCTCATTCGGGACTGAGCATGCGCGCTGGACAGACGCTCAATGCGCGCCGCATCAAGGGTGCCACGGCAAAGCAATTCCAGATGAAAGGGGAGGCTCTCTTGCTTGGCTGGGGAAGCAAGGGGCTGACCGGATTGCAGCGCCAGATCTTCATGCGGTGTGAGGAGAGGGGCTGGTGTCCCAGGGGGCCCATCATCTGGCCGCTTTTTCTGCTCGGTCAGTAAAAATGGCATGACATGCCCCGTTCAATGCCGTTATATCAAATCAACAGTCTGGCAACCTGAATTAAAAATATTGGTGGTCAATACCTAAAATTGTGGCACACGGGATTTGCAATTTCAATGCGGCTCGGAAAACTTTCGACAATTAAAGATTGCATTTGCGCATTTGGGAGCTTCCTGAAACGCGCAAACAGGACAAAATGCTCTTGTAAGGGCGCTTTTGAAGGGGTTTATGAGGGTGTTCGTCATATCGCCCTGCTGTTTTGTATCGTCATGATGCTTCCGAACGGCCCTGTTGTGGCTCAAGAGACAAACGCTCAGGTTGTTGAAGAGTCTCAGCTTGAGCCGTCAGAACAGGAGGCAACCGACGACGCCGAAGATCCTGACGTCGGCGCAAACGTCAATCTGCGCAACCGGCCGACGCAGGCCGGAGCGCCTGTTGCCAGCGAGGAGTGGGCCAAGGCAGGCTTCACGGGCTTTATCGACAGCCGCCAGAGACTGGCTCAGCCCGAGCAGGACCTGCTTGATCGGGGCCTGCGTCTTTTGACGACCGGCGACTTCCCCCACTTCAATTTTCGGCAAGGGGATGACGAGCCCGAAGGCTATCACGTTGAGATGATGCGAAGCCTGTGCGAGGAACTGAACATCGCCTGCACGATGAAGGTCGTTGCCTTTTCCTCGATCCCGGACATGCTGCAAGAGGGCGAGGCCGATGTTGCTGTGGCGGGGTTGGCCATCCACCCCAGTCTTCTTGATACCATCGGCTTTTCAAACATCTACTTGCAACGGCCCGCCCGGTTCGTTCGCCGCAAGGATGATTTTCTCCGGTTTGATGCCCATTCGCTGGATGGAGAGCCGGTTGCGGTGCTGGGCGGCTCGGCCCACGAGGCCTTTCTCAAGGCCTATTTCCCCGGCATCAACAGGGTGCCGGTGACCGATCTCGACGCGGCGCGCCGGATCCTTCTCGACAAAACCGTCAAGGCCGTCTTCGCTGACGCCTTCCAGTTGCTGCCTCTGGTGTCGGGCAGCAACAGCAAACTCATTTTTGCAGGCAAGCCCTATTACGATTCGCATTTTTTCGGTGATGGCATGGCGCTGGCCTATTCACGCACTCTGCCCGGGTTGGGCAATCTGCTCAACTACGGCCTATTGAAGCTTGAGCAGAAGGGACGGCTCGCCGAGCTGTATGCGCGGCACTTTGCCGTTGATGTCTACGCCAGCTATTGACCGAGGCACTCTGCGAGCATGCCGCTGTCAGCGATTGCGAAACGGCAGCAGGATCGACCATAAAAGCTGCCCCGGTTTCTCGCTCTGATATTGATTGAGCCCGATGGTCATCGCCTCGTGACCGGCATCTGGCTGCGCCACGTAGGTGCCGAACATCCGATCCCAGATCGACAGATTGAAACCATAGTTCGAGTTGGTCTCCCTTGGGGTTACCGAATGATGCACCCGATGCATGTCCGGCGTGACGACAAGTACCCTCAGCACGGCATCCGCCCGCTTGGACAGGCGCACGTTGGCATGGTTGAAGAGCGCCGCGGCATTGAGTATGGCCTCGAACAGGAACACAGCAATCGCTGGCGCACCAAAGACGATCACCCAGACGCACTTGTAAAGAAGAGACAGAAGGATCTCGATGGGGTGAAAGCGCAGCGCAGTAGAAACATCGATATCCCGGTCCGCATGATGAACCTGATGCAGGCGCCAGAAGACCGGAATGATGTGCGAAAGCAGATGCTGCAGCCAGATCGCGAAATCAAGGATGACAAAGGCAATCAGCACCGACAGCCACGCGGGCAAGTCGATCCAGTTGAGCACCCCCCAGCCGTGTTCGGCTGCGATCAGTGCCACACCGATGGGCAGGATCGGCATCAGCAGCCGCACGATTACGGTGTCGAGGACGACAATGCCCCAGTTGGTCAACCAGCGTCGTCCTTTGGGCTGTGACCGGTCGCGTTTGGGCAAAGCCCATTCCGCCATCGCCATGATGACAAAGGTGGCCACAAACACGCCCAGTCGCAGACTGTTTTCATCAAGTCCGAGAAAGGAAAAGAGGCTGTCTTGCATCATTCACTCCGCAGGCAACGCTCTGCATTGCCGAAAGATATATTCAACTCTTTGCATTTAATAGCCAACGCGAAGCGAAGACGCAAATCGCATTTCGGCCATATCTTGTCACTTTGTTGTGACGCCAAACCCAAGGCACCCTTGGCGTTTGGTTGCGAAACTGATAGGAAGGCGAACCTTCTATCCAAGCCGAGAGCATCGAGCCAAACCATGTCCGACGCAAGCCCGATTACCGCTGACAGCCCATTTGATTTTCTCATCACAGAGCCCGAGGGCGAGGCCAGAGCCGTGATGCTGCTGGCGCACGGCTCGGGCGGTCCGATGGATTCGCCCTTCATGGAGCGCATCGCAAATCTGTTGACGGAAAAGGGCATTGTTGTCGCCCGCTTCGAATTCTCCTACATGGCGCGCCGACGTGTCGACGGCAAAAGACGTCCGTCCGGTCGGGCCGAACGCTGGACGCATCACTATTTTCGCGCGGTTGAAGAATTGACCGAAGGAGAGCGCTGGAACCCGGACTGGGACGCCCTGCCGCTCGTTATCGGCGGCAAGAGTATGGGCGGTCGCATCGCAGCGATGCTGGCCGATGATGAAGATCTCAATCTTGCGGTCAAGGCCGTGGTGGTGTTTGGCTATCCGTTCCATCCCATCGGCAAGTCCGAGCCGGATCAGTGGCGTCTTGAGCCGCTTGAAAAGAGCCTTCTGCCGATCCTCATTTGTCAGGGCGAGCGCGATGATTTTGGCTGGTGGGATGAAGTCGATGCGCTTGAGCTGCCGCCTCAGGTCACCCTCGAGTGGATCACCGACGGCAGCCATGATCTTGGTCCGTCAGGCAAATCCGAAGCCACCCTGAAAAGCAATCTGGACCATGCATCCGCTCTTGCTGCCGATTTTGCCGCCAACCCGCCAGTGCTGACGATGGACTTCGAGGAAGATACCTTTAGTGATGGCGCGTTTGATGAGGGGGATGAGGAGTAGTCTTCACTTGTATCGGGTCAGGTTATGCTCCTCCCATTGATCTTTGGGCACGATGACGCCAACCAGGAACGAGAAATCGACAACGCTCTTGTGGTCGTCTGACAGCAGACAGTCGAACTTGAGGCGATGCCAATTCTCCTTGCTCCAGAAGGCAGCCCCGTCCGCGATGATCCGGTTGCCTTCATATCGCACCTCTTTAAAGGTGTAAGACACCATGCGTTCGGGCACATAGCGGCTGTTCCACGCGCGGATCTGTTCCAGCGCTTCCAGCGCGCACAGTTGGTCCTGCTGTTCATCTTCGGTGAGGCCGTAAAACTCCTTGCGTCCTTCCGCATTGGCCGGATCATCCAGCAGCGATGCGGCCATCATCCGGGAGGCTCTGACCATCGGGCGTGGTGCATCATACCGCAGGGTCGAGCCGGAAGGGGCTTGACGTGCTGGGGTTTCGGGCGGAGCTGATGTTCGCGGTGCTTGAGCTGGTCGGGGGGACGGACTGGGCGCTCGAGGCGGATCGGGCGGACTGGGCTGCAACAAGGACAGAGGGATGAAGTCGACTTTTATCGGCTCGGTTTCTTCCTCATCCGCATCGGGCAGGATCTCTGGCGCAAGGGAGATGAGGGCACCAAAAAGCAGGCCATGCAGCATCACCGAAAGGGCAAGACTCAGCCGGTGCGAACGGGCTCGGTTGTCTTCGATGTCTGCCAGGTCCGGCATGGTCATCTGCCTTTAGCCCGAAAAGAGCCACACGCTCATTTTCCGGTACGATCAAAGTACAATCAAAGCAAAACCCGGTCCTATGACGTGCCGCTCTTGTGAAGGCATTGGGATGTCACAGAAGAACTCGAAAGGCACCGGCTATTTGCACAATTGCTAAAGTTTGATTGAGGCAGAATCGCGACCTTGGTGCCTTGCGCAAGGTCAGGCGCAGCGAACTTATTCCGGGTCGAAAGGCAAATCCGCTTGCGGATCGGAGCGATCCTTGCCGCCCAGATTTTTGCTCGTCCAGTGCTTGCGGCACAGTGACACATAGGCTTCCTCGCCGCCAATCACCACCTGTGCGCCTTCCTCGATAACATCGCCATGCTTGTCGATACGCACCACCATGGACGCCTTGCGACCGCACCAGCAAATGGTGCGGGCTTCGCGCAGCACGTCCGCAAGGGCGAGCAACTGCTTGGAGCCGCTGAACAGCTTGCCCTGAAAATCGGTTCTGAGGCCGTAACACATCACCGGAATGCGCAATTTATCGGCCACACGGCAAAGCTGCCAGACCTGATCTTCGGTCAGAAATTGCGCCTCGTCGAAGAAGATGCAGTCCGGTTTCTTGTCTCCGGTCTGGTCGTCATATTGCGCTTGGATATGCGCGAACAGGTCCGTGTCTGTCCTGAAGATAAAGGCCTCGGAACTCAGGCCGATCCGCGAGGAAATCTCACCAACGCGGGTGCGATCATCGAGCGCTGCTGTATAGAGCAGGGTCCGCATGCCCCGTTCGGCATAATTGTAGGAGGCCTGAAGCAGCAAGGTGGATTTGCCAGCATTCATCGCTGAATAGGTGAAATAGATCTTTGACATGGCTGAATCCACCGGGCGAGCGCAAAGGGAACCTGACTTAGCTAGAACGCCCGCTCAGATTCGGCAAGTCCCACAGGTGCGAATGTTTCACCGGTGTGGATGGCCGCAATCCTGTTTGGGCGGCAAAGGCGGGCGACAAATGCAACAAAAAAGGCCCCACTCGTAAGAGTGCGACCCTTCAAACTTCGAAAGCTGCTCCGAGATCTACTTCCGGCGATAGCGGACGCGGGCGCTGTGTTCGATGGCGCCGACATGCAGCCGGTCAAGCTCCAGCTCGTCGCGCAGCAGCAGCAGGAACTGCAATTCATCCTGTTCGACCTGCAGGTCGGCCGCGGCAACTTCCACCGCGAGGGCATAGGCGGTTTCACGCAGCTTTTCAGGCAGGCTCGCATGGATCACCTTGAGCACCAGATCAACACCGCCTTCGGCCAGAAGATCGGTACAATCGCGCGAGACCTGAACGAGGCGAGCGCCGTCAAACTCGGTAAAGACGGGAAGTGTCTGTACTTCTTCGCCGATCTTCATCAACTCGGAGTCCGTCATCATCCGGTCGGCCGCCGAAGTGGTCACCATGACATAAACGAGTGCTTCTTCTGGTGAGACGGTTTTCGTCATCGTGCATCCTGTCTTTCTGGCCATTCGTCGATTCGGGCCAACATGGTCCCGCGGGCCGGGACGGGAATATAGGCGGCGCACAAGACCCCGCGTCGAGATTGCTGATTATCTAGGCATCGCAATCATCAGGATCAAGGCACCCTGTCATCTTTTCACAATCTGGTTTTCACAATCTGGGCGTTCAAAGACTGACGAATAGAAGCATGCCGCAGCAAATAGGGCGCGTCCAGTCTTTTGACCGAGAGTTTGACAGAGAGGGTGTGCAGTGAGATGCCATGCGCCGCGTCTTAAACCCGTCAGGGTCTTGCGCCTGATGCCGGATTGACAGCCTGATCAAGCATCCGTGGCCGGAAGGGGAATTTTCTTCCCTTGACGGGGCCAATCGGTTAGAACACCCCCGAATGTCCGTCTCTCGGGGCGGATCACGAACTGAATTTCAAGACGCACTGGTTCTGAACGACAGCGAGAGACCTCGCAAGCAGAGCCAAAGAACAAGGCATCTCAAGGAAACCTGACATATGACTTCGCAATCCGCCTCTCCGCTCGCTTTGACTGATTACCTCGTCGCAGCAAGCGCAACGTCCAAGGCCTGGCCGTTTGAAGAGGCACGAAAGCTTGTGAAGCGCTATTCCAAGTCGGGGATGCCCGATGAAGTCCTGTTCGAGACCGGTTATGGCCCATCGGGGCTGCCGCACATCGGCACCTTCGGCGAAGTCGCGCGCACCTCCATGGTGCGCACCGCTTTTCGTGCGCTGACCGGCGATGCGGTGAAGACACGCCTTCTTTGCTTCTCCGATGACATGGATGGCTTCCGCAAGGTGCCGACCAATCTGCCCAATCAGGACATGCTGGCGGGCTATCTGGGCATGCCGCTGACCAAGGTGCCTGATCCGTTTGGAACCCATGAAGGCTTCGCCCAGAACAACAACGCGCGTCTCTGCGCCTTTCTCGACCAGTTCGACTTCGATTATGAATTTGCCTCCTCGACCGACTATTACACCTCGGGCCGGTTCGACGAGACATTGCTACGGATGCTTGAAGTCTATGACAAGATCA encodes:
- a CDS encoding sterol desaturase family protein — encoded protein: MQDSLFSFLGLDENSLRLGVFVATFVIMAMAEWALPKRDRSQPKGRRWLTNWGIVVLDTVIVRLLMPILPIGVALIAAEHGWGVLNWIDLPAWLSVLIAFVILDFAIWLQHLLSHIIPVFWRLHQVHHADRDIDVSTALRFHPIEILLSLLYKCVWVIVFGAPAIAVFLFEAILNAAALFNHANVRLSKRADAVLRVLVVTPDMHRVHHSVTPRETNSNYGFNLSIWDRMFGTYVAQPDAGHEAMTIGLNQYQSEKPGQLLWSILLPFRNR
- a CDS encoding glycosyltransferase family 2 protein, producing MPFLLTEQKKRPDDGPPGTPAPLLTPHEDLALQSGQPLASPAKQESLPFHLELLCRGTLDAARIERLSSAHAQSRMSNDLASHWIRTGRLSERLYYLAASQKLGIPYLDEQEMATLEDVSPDCPLDALDLINCRFMQQREASTSPFRLSGGHLVCAPQGKALDLLAAKLTANPDLKHRIRLTRPSLFLRSQRERSSKVALRTDVYRLRQDMPAYSSHSRPGGKQMLFFIIGILVVLGGSLWASELAILFNMISLVVFLSISSLRLVAWLNHRTIAASMHNTLATLVQSSKKQIYWPSYSLLVPLYREAAVVPDLIASLRRINYPEDRLTIMLLIEADDQDTHDALVAENLPPLFSIMTIPVNGPRTKPKALNYALAFVSSELVAVFDAEDRPHPMQLREAALRMQAGGPSLGCLQGRLAIDNRTSSFLTRQFAMEYAALFDGLLPFLANEQLPVPLGGTSNHFRTSVLREIGAWDPYNVTEDADLGMRLTRFGYRIEMLQTDTWEEAPVRYRSWLKQRTRWFKGWMQTWLVHMREPHMLWMQMGALNFLAFQILIGGMLVSALIHPLYFITFGAALASAVMTSGSDSIFYWFLLSLNSFNLIFGYGSMMLLARSAVSKRYGAGWMSVFAMPLYWLAMTPAAWRALFQLLVAPHHWEKTEHGIGTRPPVRSN
- a CDS encoding tellurite resistance TerB family protein: MTKTVSPEEALVYVMVTTSAADRMMTDSELMKIGEEVQTLPVFTEFDGARLVQVSRDCTDLLAEGGVDLVLKVIHASLPEKLRETAYALAVEVAAADLQVEQDELQFLLLLRDELELDRLHVGAIEHSARVRYRRK
- a CDS encoding thymidine kinase, with protein sequence MSKIYFTYSAMNAGKSTLLLQASYNYAERGMRTLLYTAALDDRTRVGEISSRIGLSSEAFIFRTDTDLFAHIQAQYDDQTGDKKPDCIFFDEAQFLTEDQVWQLCRVADKLRIPVMCYGLRTDFQGKLFSGSKQLLALADVLREARTICWCGRKASMVVRIDKHGDVIEEGAQVVIGGEEAYVSLCRKHWTSKNLGGKDRSDPQADLPFDPE
- a CDS encoding DUF930 domain-containing protein; its protein translation is MTMPDLADIEDNRARSHRLSLALSVMLHGLLFGALISLAPEILPDADEEETEPIKVDFIPLSLLQPSPPDPPRAPSPSPRPAQAPRTSAPPETPARQAPSGSTLRYDAPRPMVRASRMMAASLLDDPANAEGRKEFYGLTEDEQQDQLCALEALEQIRAWNSRYVPERMVSYTFKEVRYEGNRIIADGAAFWSKENWHRLKFDCLLSDDHKSVVDFSFLVGVIVPKDQWEEHNLTRYK
- a CDS encoding transporter substrate-binding domain-containing protein, with the protein product MAQETNAQVVEESQLEPSEQEATDDAEDPDVGANVNLRNRPTQAGAPVASEEWAKAGFTGFIDSRQRLAQPEQDLLDRGLRLLTTGDFPHFNFRQGDDEPEGYHVEMMRSLCEELNIACTMKVVAFSSIPDMLQEGEADVAVAGLAIHPSLLDTIGFSNIYLQRPARFVRRKDDFLRFDAHSLDGEPVAVLGGSAHEAFLKAYFPGINRVPVTDLDAARRILLDKTVKAVFADAFQLLPLVSGSNSKLIFAGKPYYDSHFFGDGMALAYSRTLPGLGNLLNYGLLKLEQKGRLAELYARHFAVDVYASY
- a CDS encoding alpha/beta family hydrolase; amino-acid sequence: MSDASPITADSPFDFLITEPEGEARAVMLLAHGSGGPMDSPFMERIANLLTEKGIVVARFEFSYMARRRVDGKRRPSGRAERWTHHYFRAVEELTEGERWNPDWDALPLVIGGKSMGGRIAAMLADDEDLNLAVKAVVVFGYPFHPIGKSEPDQWRLEPLEKSLLPILICQGERDDFGWWDEVDALELPPQVTLEWITDGSHDLGPSGKSEATLKSNLDHASALAADFAANPPVLTMDFEEDTFSDGAFDEGDEE